The following DNA comes from Sphingobacteriales bacterium.
ACAACTTCCTGCACTTTGAAAACGCCTTCGGTCATTGTACCTGTTTTGTCCATTACTACATTTTGAACGGAAGCCAATACATCTAAAAAGGTACTTCCTTTTACCAAAATTCCGTTGCGACTTGCCGCACCAATGCCACCGAAATAACCCAACGGAATAGAAATTACCAACGCACAAGGACACGAAATTACCAAGAAAATTAAGGCACGATACAACCAATCTGTAAACTGATAATCTGCCACGAAAAAGTAAGGAACAAAACAAATAGCAACTGCTAACGCAACAACGGCAGGTGTGTAGATTTTTGCAAACTTGCGAATAAATAATTCCGTAGGTGCTTTTTGAGAAGTGGCATTTTGCACCAATTCTAAAATTTTGCTCAACTTACTATCGGTGTATGCTGTTGTAACCTGTACTTGTGCAACTGTATTTAAGTTTATCATTCCTGCCAAAACAGTTTCGCCTTTGGCTTTGGTGTCGGGTTTGCTTTCGCCTGTGAGTGCTGCGGTGTTGAACGATGCTGTTTCTGATAACAACACTCCGTCTAATCCCAATTTTTCGCCCGATTTTAATTGAATAATGTCGCCAATGTTTACGATTTCTGCTTTTACGGTTTGCGGTTGATTGTTGCGTAAAACGGTTACTTCATCAGGTCGTTGGTCAAGCAACGATTTGATGTTTGCTTTTGCTCTTTTTACCGCCAATGTTTGAAACACTTCGCCAACGGCATAAAACAACATTACGGCAACACCTTCGGGAAATTCGCCAATGGCAAATGCTCCAACGGTTGCAATCGTCATCAATAAAAATTCCGAAAAAATTTCGCCTTTGGCAATGCTTTCAAATGCTTCTTTGATAACAGGAACACCAACAGGAATATAAGCCACCACATACCAAACTATCCTTACCCAATCGGTAAACCATTCGGGTTTTAGGAAATTGTCTAACGCAATTCCCGACAACAAAACAACCAATGAAATGATTGCAGGTAAAAACATTTTTATCGTGCTTTCATTTCCGCTTGAATGTTCGTGTCCGTCATCATCGCTGTGGTCGTGATTGTGATTTTCTTTTTCTTGTTTGGTGTAGATTAAATCTTTTGCACCTGCTTTGATGTAGATTTTATCTTCC
Coding sequences within:
- the cadA gene encoding cadmium-translocating P-type ATPase, with product MINTDKNHKHTYDAQGRMTCCTLEDKIYIKAGAKDLIYTKQEKENHNHDHSDDDGHEHSSGNESTIKMFLPAIISLVVLLSGIALDNFLKPEWFTDWVRIVWYVVAYIPVGVPVIKEAFESIAKGEIFSEFLLMTIATVGAFAIGEFPEGVAVMLFYAVGEVFQTLAVKRAKANIKSLLDQRPDEVTVLRNNQPQTVKAEIVNIGDIIQLKSGEKLGLDGVLLSETASFNTAALTGESKPDTKAKGETVLAGMINLNTVAQVQVTTAYTDSKLSKILELVQNATSQKAPTELFIRKFAKIYTPAVVALAVAICFVPYFFVADYQFTDWLYRALIFLVISCPCALVISIPLGYFGGIGAASRNGILVKGSTFLDVLASVQNVVMDKTGTMTEGVFKVQEVVFNSDYNKEEMLLMVDALERLSTHPVATAIHEYVGKTNNEIKLQNTEEIAGHGLKAEVNEKQLLVGNFKLMNKFNIQHDVDVSKIVYTIIAVAYDNKFVGYLTVADSIKQDSQNTIDKLKSLNVKPTMLSGDKSSVVKFVAEQLGIANAFGDLLPEDKVSKVKEIKAKNETVAFVGDGVNDAPVVALSDVGIAMGGLGSDATIETADVVIQDDKPSKIPMAINIGKQTKKIVWQNITLAFGVKAIVLVLGAGGLATMWEAVFADVGVALLAILNAVRIQRMKF